One segment of Streptosporangium brasiliense DNA contains the following:
- a CDS encoding response regulator transcription factor: MTIKVLLADDQALVRAGFRSLLARSRDVTVVGEAADGEEAVRLAASTRPDVVLMDIRMPGTDGIAATRRIVTDPAVPGCCVIILTTFDTDEHVFAALGAGASGFLTKEVEPAELRRAVAVVAGGDALLSPGVTRRVVERFAHRRDLAPGVPGAGRRLAALTARELEVVRLVALGLSNDEIAGRLVISPLTAKTHITRAIAKLDVRDRVQLVILAYESGLTQPGDLGPDPGRR; encoded by the coding sequence GTGACGATCAAGGTGCTCCTCGCCGACGACCAGGCACTCGTGCGGGCCGGTTTCCGCAGCCTCCTGGCCCGCTCCCGGGACGTCACCGTCGTCGGTGAGGCCGCTGACGGCGAGGAGGCCGTACGGCTGGCCGCGAGCACCCGCCCCGACGTCGTCCTCATGGACATCCGCATGCCCGGCACCGACGGCATCGCCGCCACCCGCCGCATCGTCACCGACCCCGCCGTCCCCGGCTGCTGCGTCATCATCCTGACCACCTTCGACACCGACGAGCACGTCTTCGCCGCGCTGGGCGCCGGAGCCAGCGGCTTCCTCACCAAGGAGGTCGAACCGGCCGAGCTGCGCCGCGCGGTCGCCGTGGTCGCCGGCGGGGACGCGCTGCTGTCCCCGGGCGTCACCCGCCGCGTCGTCGAGCGGTTCGCCCACCGGCGGGACCTCGCTCCCGGCGTTCCCGGTGCCGGGCGGCGGCTGGCCGCCCTCACCGCCCGGGAGCTGGAGGTGGTCCGGCTCGTCGCGCTCGGCCTGTCCAACGACGAGATCGCCGGACGCCTCGTCATCAGCCCGCTCACCGCCAAGACCCACATCACCAGGGCCATCGCCAAGCTGGACGTGCGCGACCGCGTCCAACTGGTCATCCTGGCCTACGAGAGCGGCCTGACACAGCCCGGTGACCTCGGCCCGGACCCAGGGCGCCGGTAG
- a CDS encoding alpha/beta fold hydrolase: protein MHDSQPTTGPSQSTPQETVHANGVDLAVQAFGDPAAPAILLISGAEASMDWWDDDFTARLAASGRYVIRYDTRDTGRSTTFPVGAPTYTQNDLLADAVGVLDAYGLAAAHIVGISMGGGLAQLFGIEHPERVLSLTLMSTSPGGPGGPDNPDLPPMSEPLAKMFEEPAPGPDWSDRDAVIAYFLAAEHAFSGTIPVDEDHVRRTAGRAFDRSPVPAAASNHWMIEGSGPIRSRLGEITAPTLVLHGTEDPLFPYGHAEALAREIPGSSLVPLPGMGHQMPPRQVWDTVIPAIVGHTELGVR from the coding sequence ATGCACGACAGCCAGCCGACCACGGGCCCGTCCCAATCCACCCCCCAGGAGACGGTGCACGCCAACGGCGTCGACCTGGCCGTACAGGCCTTCGGCGACCCGGCCGCCCCCGCGATCCTGCTCATCTCGGGCGCGGAGGCGTCGATGGACTGGTGGGACGACGACTTCACCGCCCGACTCGCCGCGTCCGGCCGTTACGTGATCCGCTACGACACCCGCGACACCGGCCGCTCCACGACGTTCCCGGTCGGCGCGCCGACGTACACGCAGAACGACCTGCTCGCCGACGCGGTCGGCGTGCTCGACGCGTACGGCCTGGCCGCGGCGCACATCGTGGGTATCTCGATGGGCGGGGGTCTGGCGCAGCTGTTCGGCATCGAGCACCCGGAACGGGTCCTGTCACTCACCTTGATGTCCACCAGCCCCGGCGGGCCCGGCGGTCCGGACAATCCCGACCTGCCGCCGATGAGCGAGCCGTTGGCCAAGATGTTCGAGGAGCCGGCCCCCGGCCCCGACTGGTCCGACCGCGACGCGGTCATCGCGTACTTCCTCGCCGCCGAGCACGCCTTCTCCGGCACGATCCCGGTCGACGAGGACCACGTACGCCGCACCGCCGGGCGCGCTTTCGATCGCAGCCCGGTCCCGGCCGCCGCGTCGAACCACTGGATGATCGAGGGCAGCGGGCCGATCCGCTCCCGCCTCGGCGAGATCACCGCACCGACCCTGGTCCTGCACGGCACCGAGGACCCGCTCTTCCCCTACGGGCACGCCGAGGCACTGGCCCGCGAGATCCCCGGGTCCTCGCTGGTCCCGCTGCCCGGCATGGGCCACCAGATGCCGCCGCGCCAGGTGTGGGACACGGTCATCCCGGCGATCGTCGGGCACACCGAGCTCGGCGTGCGGTGA
- a CDS encoding winged helix-turn-helix transcriptional regulator has protein sequence MASAKSPEKTSGQAAEKAGKRTYGQACPIAHALDMIGERWALLVVRELRLGPRRYADLQAALPGLGPSVLAQRLRDLEAVGVLRRRTLPPPAASRTYELTEWGAELEPVFAALRTWGMRSPVVPLTGGISADTVLLGLRAFFVPQPDAPWTATYRIALERDVYRVEVADGELVTVARGQASGPADACLESDHLALQSVLSHERSLASAIGDGVLTVTGDLEAVRRLVDAVPPR, from the coding sequence ATGGCAAGCGCGAAGAGCCCTGAGAAGACCTCCGGGCAGGCCGCGGAGAAGGCCGGGAAGCGGACGTACGGGCAGGCGTGCCCCATCGCCCACGCGCTCGACATGATCGGCGAGCGCTGGGCGCTGCTGGTGGTGCGCGAGCTGCGCCTCGGGCCGCGCCGCTACGCTGACCTGCAGGCCGCCCTGCCCGGACTCGGCCCCAGCGTGCTCGCACAGCGGCTGCGTGACCTGGAGGCGGTCGGCGTGCTGCGCAGGCGTACGCTGCCACCGCCGGCGGCCAGCAGGACGTATGAGCTCACCGAATGGGGCGCCGAGCTGGAGCCGGTGTTCGCGGCGCTGCGGACCTGGGGCATGCGCTCACCGGTCGTGCCGCTGACCGGAGGGATCAGCGCCGACACCGTACTGCTCGGCCTGCGCGCCTTCTTCGTGCCGCAGCCGGACGCGCCGTGGACCGCGACGTACCGGATCGCCCTGGAGCGCGACGTCTACCGCGTCGAGGTCGCCGACGGCGAACTCGTCACCGTCGCGCGCGGCCAGGCGTCCGGCCCGGCTGACGCATGCCTTGAGAGCGACCACCTCGCGCTGCAGTCCGTGCTGAGCCACGAACGTTCGCTGGCCTCGGCGATCGGCGACGGCGTGCTCACGGTGACCGGTGACCTCGAGGCGGTCAGGCGACTGGTCGACGCGGTCCCCCCACGCTGA
- a CDS encoding DUF427 domain-containing protein: MRRATVNRDTAAGRFPARPRSAWKRRPPCGVGVGYGADHAWAGPHRAGRQEGTGRPAYYFPHVDVAVELEPNGRGAHSPSRGEAVLYDVEGVAGAAPAYPDSLIEELRGHVRFEWKAADAWFEEDEEVYVHAHDPYTRVDVLPSSRHVRVEVGGVTVADSHSPRILFETGLPPRYYLPKTDIRLDLLTSADTRCP; this comes from the coding sequence ATGCGAAGAGCCACGGTGAACCGCGACACGGCGGCCGGCCGCTTCCCGGCCCGGCCCCGGTCCGCCTGGAAGAGGCGTCCGCCGTGCGGGGTTGGCGTGGGGTATGGAGCCGATCACGCGTGGGCGGGTCCGCATCGAGCGGGCCGCCAAGAGGGTACGGGTCGTCCTGCCTACTACTTCCCCCATGTGGACGTCGCCGTCGAGCTGGAGCCCAACGGCCGCGGCGCGCACTCGCCCAGCCGGGGCGAGGCGGTGCTCTACGACGTCGAGGGGGTGGCCGGCGCGGCGCCGGCCTATCCGGACTCGCTGATCGAGGAGCTGCGCGGGCACGTGCGGTTCGAATGGAAGGCGGCCGACGCCTGGTTCGAGGAGGACGAGGAGGTCTACGTCCATGCCCATGACCCCTACACCCGGGTGGACGTGCTGCCCTCCTCCCGCCACGTCCGTGTCGAGGTCGGCGGCGTGACCGTCGCCGACTCCCACAGCCCGCGAATCCTGTTCGAGACCGGCCTGCCGCCGCGCTACTACCTGCCCAAGACCGATATCCGTCTGGACCTGCTCACCTCCGCCGACACCCGCTGCCCGTAG
- a CDS encoding IS110 family transposase codes for MQRVWAGVDIGKTHHHAVVIDSEGKRLLSRRVANDEGALTALFAEVTALAEEAVWAVDIMTGGAALLLAVLLDHGQQVRYISSTMVNRAADGYRGAGKTDAKDAAIIADQARMRQDLTVLRPGPELIAELRMLVARRQDLVADRTRAVNRLRDQLLAICPALERALEVTNKGPLILLTGYQTPAAICAVGQDRLEEWLRAAGVRRGASELAARVFQAASSQTVTVPGEQMAALLVAQLATELIRLNALIDDVDALIADRFGRHELAEIIVSMPGIGVLLGAEFLAATGGDMTAFASPDRLAGYAGLAPVPRDSGRISGNLHRPRRYNRALNRVFYTSALISVRWHSDSQAFYERKRAEGKLHTQAVLALARRRVNVVWALIRDRRCYEATPPLPQAA; via the coding sequence GTGCAGCGGGTGTGGGCCGGGGTGGACATCGGCAAGACTCATCACCACGCGGTGGTGATCGACTCGGAGGGCAAGCGGCTATTGTCGCGGCGGGTGGCCAACGATGAAGGCGCCCTGACTGCGCTGTTCGCCGAGGTCACTGCGCTGGCCGAGGAGGCGGTGTGGGCTGTTGACATCATGACCGGCGGGGCGGCGCTGCTGCTGGCGGTGCTTCTCGATCACGGTCAGCAGGTGCGCTACATCTCCAGCACCATGGTCAACCGGGCTGCCGATGGCTACCGAGGAGCGGGCAAGACAGACGCCAAGGACGCCGCGATCATCGCCGACCAGGCCCGGATGCGGCAGGACCTGACCGTGCTGCGCCCCGGACCCGAACTGATCGCCGAGCTGCGGATGCTGGTGGCCCGCCGCCAGGACCTGGTGGCCGACCGCACGCGCGCAGTCAACCGGCTGCGCGATCAGCTCTTGGCCATCTGCCCGGCCCTGGAACGCGCGCTGGAGGTGACCAACAAGGGACCGTTGATCCTGCTTACCGGCTATCAGACCCCTGCGGCCATCTGCGCGGTGGGCCAGGACCGTCTGGAGGAGTGGCTGCGCGCAGCCGGCGTGCGCCGCGGCGCGAGCGAGTTGGCCGCGCGAGTATTCCAGGCGGCATCTTCCCAGACCGTCACCGTGCCGGGCGAGCAGATGGCCGCCCTGCTGGTGGCCCAGCTCGCTACGGAGCTGATCAGGCTCAATGCGCTGATCGACGACGTCGATGCCCTCATCGCCGACCGGTTCGGCCGCCACGAACTGGCCGAGATCATCGTCAGCATGCCCGGCATCGGTGTCCTGCTCGGCGCCGAGTTCCTGGCTGCCACCGGCGGCGACATGACCGCCTTCGCCTCACCGGACCGCCTGGCCGGCTATGCCGGGCTCGCCCCCGTTCCCCGCGACTCCGGACGCATCAGTGGCAACCTGCACCGGCCACGGCGCTACAACCGCGCCCTGAACCGGGTCTTCTACACCTCGGCCCTGATCAGCGTCCGATGGCACTCCGACTCGCAGGCCTTCTATGAGCGCAAACGCGCCGAGGGCAAGCTTCACACCCAAGCCGTGCTGGCTTTGGCCCGGCGACGGGTCAACGTGGTGTGGGCGCTCATCCGTGACCGACGATGCTACGAGGCAACCCCGCCGCTTCCTCAAGCGGCATAG